Proteins found in one Misgurnus anguillicaudatus chromosome 3, ASM2758022v2, whole genome shotgun sequence genomic segment:
- the pds5a gene encoding sister chromatid cohesion protein PDS5 homolog A isoform X3, protein MMEFPQQPQQQRPAGDGKIIYPLGVKEITDKISNDEVVKRLKLVVKTYMDMDQDSEEEKQQYLALALHLASEFFLRNPNKDVRLLVACCLADIFRIYAPEAPYTSHDKLKEIFLFITRQLKGLEDTKSPQFNRYFYLLENLAWVKSYNICFELEDCNEIFIQLFKTLFSVINNSHNQKVQMHMLDLMSSIIMEGDGVTQELLDTILINLIPAHKNLNKQAYDLARTLLKRTVQTIETCIASFFNQVLVMGKSSVSDLSEHVFDLIQELFAIDPLLLVSVMPQLEFKLKSNDGEERLAVVKLLAKLFGAKDSELATQNRPLWQCFLGRFNDIHVPVRLECVKFASHCLMNHPDIAKDLTEYLKVRSHDPEEAIRHDVIVTIINAGKRDLNLVNDQLLGFVRERMLDKRWRVRKEAMMGLAQLYKKYCLHHEAGKESALKISWIKDKLLHIYYQNSIDDKLLVEKIFAQYMVPHSLETEEKMKCLYYLYACLDTNAVKALNEMWKCQNMLRGLVRELLDLHKLPTSEANTTAMFGKLMTIAKNLPDSGKAQDFMKRFNQVLGEDEKLRLQLDQLISPTCSCKHAEQCVREITRKLTFPKQPTNPFLEMVKFLLERIAPVHIDSEAISALVKLLNKSTEGTADDEEEGVTPDTAIRAGLELLKILSFTHPTAFHSTETYESLLQCLKMEDDKVAEAAIQIFRNTGQKIESELPQIRSTLIPVLHQKAKRGTPHQAKQAVHCIHAIFHNKEVQLAQIFEPLSRSLNADVPEQLITPLVSLGHISMLAPDQFASPMKSIVANFIVKDLMMNDRSIGNKNGRLWTTDDEVSPEVLAKVQAIKLLVRWLLGMKNNQSKSANSTLRLLSAMLVSEGDLTEQKKISKSDMSRLRLAAGSAIMKLAQEPCYHEIITPEQFQLCALVINDECYQVRQIFAQKLHVALVKLMLPLEYMAVFALCAKDPVKERRAHARQCLLKNISVRREYIKQNPTAHEKLLSLLPEYVVPYMIHLLAHDPDFTKPQDLEQIRDIKECLWFMLEVLMTKNENNSHSFLRKMVENIKQTKDAQSPDDPKANEKLYIVCDVALFVIANKSTSCHLDSPKDPVLPTKFFTPPDKDFINDKEYLSAEAKTVLTTGKIIMPPKQTVVLATLNKPLVTTVRRMPAKTTPTEMGTIASTNSQPGSPGTDKSRDVNSEASETGARENEENPEKRAVPASDGTENSKSVNPAGSQATPNKPRRGRPPKNATGVAMPDKEAGATTGRGAGRGRKRAAPAQDPASTASTDPISTKTPKQQKEAEPKRATPQRQIDLQR, encoded by the exons CTGGTGGTGAAGACGTATATGGACATGGATCAGGACTCTGAAGAGGAAAAGCAGCAGTATTTGGCTCTGGCTCTTCACTTGGCCTCAGAGTTCTTCCTGCGAAACCCCAACAAAGACGTACGGTTACTTGTGGCCTGCTGTCTCGCTGACATTTTCAGGATCTACGCACCAGAGGCCCCATACACCTCACATGACAAGCTCAAG GAAATTTTCCTCTTCATTACACGACAATTAAAGGGATTGGAGGACACCAAGAGCCCCCAATTCAACAGATACTTTTACTTGCTTGAG AACCTGGCATGGGTGAAGTCCTACAATATCTGCTTTGAATTGGAGGACTGTAACGAGATCTTCATCCAGCTCTTTAAAACTCTCTTTTCTGTCATCAA TAACAGCCATAATCAGAAGGTGCAGATGCACATGTTGGACCTGATGAGCTCCATCATCATGGAGGGAGATGGAGTGACACAGGAGCTGTTGGACACGATCCTCATCAATCTCATTCCTGCTCACAAG AACCTGAATAAACAGGCATATGACCTGGCCAGGACTCTTCTCAAAAGAACGGTTCAGACCATCGAAACCTGCATCGCTTCA ttttttaatCAGGTGCTAGTGATGGGAAAGTCCTCTGTGAGTGATCTCTCCGAGCACGTGTTTGACCTCATACAGGAGCTGTTTGCCATTGACCCTCTGCTTCTCGTCTCTGTAATGCCACAGCTTGAGTTCAAACTGAAG AGTAATGATGGAGAGGAGAGATTGGCTGTAGTAAAACTATTGGCTAAACTCTTTGGCGCAAAAGACTCTGAACTGGCCACTCAGAATCGGCCACTCTGGCAGTGCTTTCTTGGAAG GTTCAATGACATTCATGTTCCTGTGAGACTGGAATGCGTAAAATTTGCTAGCCACTGCCTTATGAATCACCCAGACATTGCCAAGGATCTTACAG AATATCTGAAGGTGAGGTCACATGACCCTGAGGAGGCTATCAGACATGATGTCATTGTCACCATCATCAATGCGGGTAAAAGAGACCTGAACCTGGTGAATGATCAACTGCTGGGGTTCGTCAGAGAGAGGATGCTGGACAAAAGG TGGCGTGTCCGTAAAGAAGCAATGATGGGTTTAGCACAACTGTATAAGAAGTACTGTCTGCACCATGAAGCTGGGAAAGAGTCTGCTCTAAAAATCAGCTGGATTAAAGACAAACTGTTACACATCTACTACCAGAACAGCATAGATGACAA GTTGCTTGTTGAGAAGATCTTTGCACAGTACATGGTTCCTCACAGTCTGGAGACTGAGGAGAAGATGAAATGTCTGTACTACCTGTATGCCTGCCTGGACACCAATGCAGTCAA AGCACTGAATGAAATGTGGAAGTGTCAGAATATGCTGAGAGGTCTCGTTCGAGAACTGCTGGACCTACACAAACTGCCCACA TCTGAAGCAAACACCACAGCCATGTTTGGAAAATTAATGACCATTGCTA AGAATCTCCCTGACTCAGGAAAAGCTCAGGACTTCATGAAGAGGTTCAATCAGGTATTGGGTGAAGATGAGAAACTGCGTCTTCAGCTTGACCAGCTCATCAGCCCAACCTGTTCCTGCAAACACGCTGAACAGTGTGTG AGGGAAATCACACGGAAGCTGACGTTCCCTAAGCAGCCCACGAACCCATTCCTGGAGATGGTGAAATTCCTGCTGGAGAGAATTGCTCCTGTTCACATAGACTCTGAGGCCATCAG TGCTCTGGTGAAGCTGTTGAATAAGTCAACGGAGGGTACTGCTGATGATGAGGAGGAGGGCGTAACTCCTGATACTGCCATCCGTGCCGGGCTTGAGCTGCTCAAG AttttgtcatttactcaccccactGCTTTTCATTCAACTGAGACATACGAGTCTCTGCTGCAGTGTCTGAAGATGGAGGATGATAAAGTGGCGGAAGCTGCAATACAGATCTTCAGAAACACAGGACAGAAGATCGAGTCCGAACTGCCACAGATTCGCTC GACTCTTATTCCCGTACTACATCAGAAGGCAAAAAGAGGCACACCCCACCAGGCCAAACAGGCAGTCCACTGCATCCATGCCATATTTCACAACAAAGAGGTCCAGTTAGCTCAAATATTTGAG CCATTGTCTCGCAGTCTGAATGCAGATGTTCCCGAACAGCTCATCACACCACTCGTGTCCCTCGGGCATATCTCAATGCTGGCCCCAGATCAGTTTGCATCACCCATGAAGTCCATCGTAGCCAATTTTATTGTGAAGGACCTTATGATGAATGACAGA TCTATAGGAAACAAGAATGGGCGGCTGTGGACAACTGATGATGAGGTTTCCCCCGAAGTGCTGGCTAAG GTGCAGGCCATTAAGCTGTTGGTGCGTTGGTTGCTGGGAATGAAAAATAATCAGTCTAAATCAGCCAACTCTACTCTCAGACTCCTGTCAGCTATGCTGGTCAGTGAGGGGGACCTCACGGAGCAGAAAAAGATCAG TAAGTCTGACATGTCCCGGCTGAGGCTCGCAGCAGGGAGCGCCATCATGAAACTGGCTCAGGAGCCTTGCTACCATGAGATCATCACTCCAGAACAGTTCCAGCTCTGTGCACTCGTCATTAATGATGAGT GCTACCAAGTTCGCCAGATCTTTGCTCAAAAGTTGCATGTTGCTCTTGTAAAGTTAATGCTGCCGCTGGAGTACATGGCCGTGTTTGCTTTGTGTGCTAAAGACCCAGTAAAAGAGCGTCGCGCTCACGCACGGCAGTGCCTGCTCAAGAACATCAGTGTCCGCAGAGAGTACATCAAACAGAATCCCACGGCCCATG AGAAGCTGCTGTCTCTCCTTCCAGAATATGTGGTGCCATACATGATCCATCTTCTAGCTCATGATCCAGATTTCACTAAACCCCAGGACCTTGAGCAGATCAGAGACATCAAAGA GTGCTTATGGTTCATGCTGGAGGTTTTGATGACAAAGAACGAGAATAACAGTCATTCATTCTTGAGGAAGATGGTGGAGaacatcaaacaaacaaaagatgCTCAATCCCCCGATGATCCTAAGGCAAATGAG AAACTTTACATCGTTTGTGATGTGGCGTTATTTGTTATTGCGAACAAGAGCACTTCCTGTCATCTGGATTCACCAAAAGATCCTGTACTGCCTACCAAGTTCTTCACCCCACCTGACAAG GACTTTATCAATGATAAGGAATATCTGTCAGCAGAGGCCAAAACGGTTCTTACGACTGGAAAAATCATA ATGCCTCCAAAACAAACAGTCGTGCTGGCAACACTGAACAAGCCTTTAGTGACAACAGTGCGCCGGATGCCTGCTAAAACCACCCCCACTGAAATGGGGACCATTGCAAGTACCAACTCCCAGCCCGGCTCCCCTGGAACAGATAAAAGCAGGGATGTG AATTCTGAGGCCTCAGAAACGGGAGCAAGGGAGAACGAAGAGAATCCCGAGAAGCGTGCTGTTCCTGCAAGCGATGGGACGGAAAACAGCAAGTCTGTCAACCCCGCAGGGTCACAGGCTACTCCCAACAAACCTCGTCGGGGTCGGCCCCCTAAAAACGCCACAGGTGTAGCCATGCCGGATAAAGAGGCTGGGGCTACGACGGGAAGAGGGGCCGGCCGAGGTCGGAAAAGAGCGGCGCCTGCACAGGATCCCGCCTCCACGGCCTCAACTGATCCAATCAGTACCAAGACACCAAAACAGCAGAAAGAAGCAGAGCCGAAAAGGGCGACACCACAGAGACAGATCGACCTGCAAAG